Genomic window (Culex pipiens pallens isolate TS chromosome 3, TS_CPP_V2, whole genome shotgun sequence):
acacacacactatgatgctgtgttgataatcatacgcacacaattaaaagcattttttttgaaacaacatttagatcagcgcgttgcgagcaccgtgttctagtttcatttccgccagttctaaaaatttaaaactgctcgcaatttgaaacaattataaaacttcgcgTTGTAACCAGTCTTAGGACCctattatatttttgtaaactgctcgattttatattttgatttctCCACCATAAATTTCTTTCCGTGCATGTTCTTTCCCGCAGGGTctcttattttgacattttctttTGCCCCTTGTTCTTTCCAAATTTTCTCTCCATCCCGTCCTGTCAGTGGCCTGCGGGAGGAATCGCTGCAGTTTTTGGTGTGAGCATTTTCGTCTGCTTCAAATCtcttaaatttatctaaattccAATTCCGCTTTCAGCATTTGCCTGGAGAAACATCCCAGGTTGAGGGTCGAGCATTACCACTAGCCGCGGTCACCAGCCGAAGCAACGCGCCAACAACCATGGGCAACTGGGTTTCGCGGTACGTCACCAACCCGGACGGAACTCCGGTGCCGCTCACGCAACCTTCGTTCGATCCGAACTTTGGCTTTGCTCACGCCCGCAAGGAACGAGGTAAGTTGGCTCCGTTGGCTCATCCCGGTGGTGGTCGCTTCTTCGGTTTGGTGTAGATTTACCTGCCTAGTTCGGAAATGTTTACGTTGAAAATTACATAACAAAAAAGGTTAGACATCGTAACCGAGCCACCAGCGCCGAACTGTCaaaccaaatcaaaacaaactgtTTGTTAAAAATGAATCGTCTTTTTTTTCTCGTTCCAGTGATGATTGCCACCGAGGAGGAAATGGAAGCGGCCAAGGTGCCGCTGGCCGATCGGGACTACTGTGCCCACAAGCTGATCGCGTACCGTGCCTGCCGGGCGGACGTGTGGCCATGGGCGTACAAATGTGCCCACGAAAAGCACGATTACCTCAACTGCGAATACGAGGAGTGAGTATTATTTCGTTGTTGTTTAGGTTTAATTCTTCCAttggttttttgaatttaaaaaaaaacattgtttgaattttgtatccttccattttcggaaaaataataataataataataataataggaATAGGAAAACATCTAATTGTTTTATATACTGTTAAAATTAAAGTTATGATTGATGCCTACTTAAAAGCAAACCAGAAAAAGAATTTGCAccaatttttgagttttaaattaaaagtgctttaaaaaaaacttccctAAACAGGCTAATTTTCGTaatcaaatattattttgcagATAGAGAGAGGCCTTCAACAagcgttgaaaaaaaatcctttttgtagataaataataatttaaaaatttcgtgaaCCAATCAAAATGAAGCAGGTTAATATTAGAATGGCGAGATTTCATTTACCACTcaccgttaaaaaaaaaaaaacagcctgAAAAATCCactctattatttttttatgatctgCGTTCAGAATTTAGTCGACTTTAAACActttaaatttgatcaaattcagTATATTCAGACATTTGCATGTGTAaaggttagggtggtccaaatccggacttttttggggctaccccctgaaatcaaagattgacccatcactaggctaaattctaaatttgagctcattctgaccacgggaacccctccctccaatcgcttaaagtttgtatgggaaaaatcgtcaaaatgtatggagaaaagcaactgttttacctgtggaaggcaccataattatccgattcttaccatttctcaaatgtagaacctttattaaatttagaacaactttcccgaagacactatatttttaggattttttcccgcgaagttattagcgcccaaaactggagatggagccacacgttgccgtcgtttcagggctacttgcaaagatggtttccgatgttgatatatatcacacatttattttatatttatatacttgtgttgatagaaatcacagcttttataaaatgtaaaattgcaagatattgaattttttatttgaatctcAATATTCTTGTTCGTAAAATCTGTTAGGAACAGGTTTAAATCTGTTTGATAATGGGGAGgaatagttagttttttttttgtaagttttcctAGGTTGTTTAATAATTACAGACTCCAGTTATGTGTAAGCCAGTTGAGTAATGCTATCAGAATCTCTGATTTCAATTGAAGTGGTATactaggggcagggggggcagaatggcccgcctaagtaaaatgcgccaaaaaccatggaaaaacatgaaaacttatgaattcagtgtagtaggcttatgctttggaatgttcccttcaatgttgtatacttggttgatgaaattttttagcttaaaactatttttgagccaattaaaaaaaaaaggttttttcgactacttttccagggtgcggggcagaatgggccaccttaaaaaaaaagccatttcgtctaatacaatgttgaagggagataagaaatgacttaaggtacctttctaacatagtttccatgaagttagacaactttaataaaaatagtcacttaccaaaacaaacatttttgaaaatagttttaacaTGTTGAAATAagtcactatttttacaaataagcatcaaaataactacaaaatcaactaatgttgcattaaacgttatTTGTGAacctaccaggagtgaaataatccatttaatccaaatttcataacttttgattgtttttataaggcaggataagggtggtccattctgcccccaagtggattttaatttaacacttccaccaccaagcctctaaatgatttcaaggctccgttgttgtttgtataccttggtagtaacatctagtatcgTTATAAGcgttgagcaaactttttcaaacaatccaactttttagaaagcttatttaaaaacctcgaaataaacaacatttgcgtggtttttccaataaatttacatttttgctcataattcgaaaaatacaatgaattcaaacgtcgttttcggtatggtgaagttattttacgtcctttataagacacttgccttacaattggtttaaatccattctaaagcccaaaaccaagggtggcccattctgccccccctggtccattctgccccccccccctgcccctaaccATTctgaattgtcaaaaaatccatagagtctcgatcaatcaataatgaaatgatatcggacaaaattcgttaatctgttgaactaacggttttcggattatggttgtatcgaccattgttgcgaatcgaggatctactggagttttgacgatcaaatggagcctaaaaTTTAAAGGGACAcatgggttttgtgaacaggagtTAATCTCTTtaactcaaatgacagtttacataagatATGATAGGGATATACTCTTGTTTGCAGAGCttctgtgccctaatgaaatggaaggcacgaaatagtcgtcttaacaacgagtgttcaacttgtaaaatatgaacgtttcattaatgtttattgtttttggaaGCAGCCAGACAGGTTTAAATAACTAGGTAAAGAAATGTTTggctttgtaattaaaatttcggggatttgagattcaagttactttcagacagtttagttgaggttgattcaagttagttagttttCCCAGAAAAAAGGCCTCAAGATTTATGTTCCCTTGACAAGTTAGTTTTTATCTTTCATTTTCCAGTAAATTCATTTGATctcctttaaatttgaaatacattatAGGTTCCCTTTGTATAAATCtcaaattagtttttgattgaatcataatttcagatttcctttattcagttttaaagttagattaacgtaactgctcaagtcatccaagttcttactactcacacctacactaattttctttcaccttccccctcccgatcccctatatcttccggtggtgttcattttgtatgcaatactagttcggccactacccttttttccacaagaaaccggacttggactgacttgaggccgcgtcccccaccttgctccgtaaaacgaaaacgaaaacgaaacgaaacgaagttattagcgcccaaaactgaccctttttgcgcggccagctgtaaggggctacctaacaacgatgtttatttccaattcgtacacgcacgtgctctctctcaggttcaaactctctcacgagcttgctcgcctgcctgcctgcctgtttacctacaagcgcgcgctgtttctctgcttggacttttgtcgtcgtcgtcgttttcgtttgctatccgctgcgctgcgtttctggcatgtttattataattttcaactaaaatagcaggattgttttgagatatatttagcatataaattcttaaattatgtcaaaaataaaaaaaaaactgcgctgaaaaaaatagtttaaagaaaagacagcttaggctcaattaaaaaattacagcaaatgtcatgagaacagggtttgtttgtttttccaagcattacacgcagtttttcgtatatgctaaagaaacatgataatgattcaattattttaaaaaaatcttcaggtaatataaatgttgttcctttaggtagtttgctttaacaaaaatatactttgtacaaatcaaggcaattttacaattattgctgcaaagtttcattcatactctctaaaattccctgggctttgtcataatgagtgtcataggtttgatgcttgtttggcaaagagtatgatttgattcgatgtggaaataaaatcgaagtgttcagtatattgctgaagcttccatttttacacatggacaccacttcatgctgcgagaacccactttggcgtagtctcagggcttaatcgatggccggtaagctgtcatcgagacaaggaggttctctgatagtggaaatatcacatttgtacaatgaaccgctacatatgtgatttttccctatcttaatgtgggtgtcaggttaggacgcgggtttaaaaaaaatagtttttgttgaatttaggattttaactataaatatcaactttttatactttgcctttagttatttagggacaaaattagtaacagtgaatttattaattctatcagaatcggtgattttcattcaagtagcataaaaaccattatgatttgtcaaaatttccatagagtctcgatcaatcaatattgaaatgatatcggaATAAATTCGTTggtctgttgaactaacggttgtcggattatgattgtatcgaccattgttgcgaatcgaggatctactggaattctgacgatcaaatggtcgtctctttttcaattagcgacttgtaaaatatgaactgttaatcTACTTTTTGTTGTTTATAAAAGAAgtcagacaggttttaaaagaaacgttttttgtcggggatttgagataagagtagctttcggatatgttactttaaatcttgtattcaattcaagttaggtagttatccgcaaatgaatatttggacttatatgaataattgaacattttggactcataaataacacacaactgtgcatttattctagagtcagatccatacagcgtcagtgtttatttggtcgaagtgtactaattcattggcagatctgattctagttgtaatgtacgacaagactactgacggacgtgacaggacgagggcccagtttagaggtttcgacatcaacgatgtgcggctggatcaccctcccaaaaaaaaaaaaaaaaaaaaaaaaaaaagtttcattcatactctctaaaattatttttttattctttctggaaatttctttctgtgttcctagaccacctgcgacaaatattgcaactgtttatcatttttttttcagtttacctgtaaatttttcgattcagcaaacatctctttctgcacaatcgttaactaccatcttgcagttgcggccttcctttaagatactcatttgtattcagtttaaaaaaaaatctaaagaaaattccttccttttttatctaaaaaaactgCATGGTATTTGTTGACGCACCGCGTTAGCGTACTCCATTTCTGAGATGATCGATGAGGTAAGGGAAAGAGTTTTGTAAAAAGAAGAAGGAAATGTCAAATGGTCAAAGCAGAGGAGATGTATAGAGATAGAAGAAGTGCCTCATCAAGTGCAATTTGTTGTCCGCAGGGATTATTTGATCTTTTTGTAAGTAAATAATTTATCAACATCAATAACAGATCGGCCGCCAATGTAGGTTTCATAATTTTGTATCAATTAGGAACATATCTACTACGGAGGCAGCGGCGATTGATGTTGTGCGGGTTTTAGAGGTGTAGATAGAAACTGTTAATGTGAGTATTTAATCGAGATTTGCATTGTAAAACTAAgcctaataataaaaataactatTACAGTTTTAAGCTGCAAGAATAAATGCTGCTCTAAAAATCATTTCGCCTACTGGTCCGAACAgtatttcttgtaacaaaagcagataaattaaaatccaaaacgtttgcaattaggtttggatcagaacagatgacgattcatggatgaactaattcatcaaatttgtattctctctcacacggtcttataatatgatatcttttgttgatcacatattacattaaattttatatcttaaaacaaacctggtattttagttcaacattataataaacatgtcaAGAACGCAGCGAAGTGgatcccagtcacgacgttctagcaggattctagcagagttcttacagcgctggatattcttacagcattctagcagaaacgttctaccgttctagcaggattctggcagaaccagctctgctagaatatttcgtgactgggatagcaaacgaaaacgacgacaaaagtccaagcagagaaacagcgcgcgcttgttggtaaacaggcaggcaggcaggcgagccagctcgtgagagagtttgaacctgagagagagcacgtgcgtgtacgaattggaaataaacatcgtttttaggtagccccttacagctggccgcgcaaaaagggtcagttttgggcgctaataacttcgcgggaaaaaatcctaaaaatatagtgtcttcgggaaagttgttctaaatttaataaaggttctacatttgagaaatgataagaatcggataattatggcgccttccacaggtaaaaaagtaaaacagttgcttttcttcatacattttgacgatttttccgatacaaactttaagcgattggagggaggggttcccgtggtcagaatgagctcaaatttggaatttagcctagtgatgggtcaatctttgatatcagggggtagccccaaaaaagtccggatttgaaccaccctagtaaaggtatttttttttaaatacaaatatttaaaaaattgtgaaggTTTActtttaaattgtcaaaatatcgggaatttgttatattttgtttgttttaaggtACGAGAAAAGTTGGGAATCCCAagcatatttatttgaaaattatttaagtcttgaataattttatacctctaagtacaattttcaaatgattaaacaaaaatattctagagtttttttttaataggtcccataaacatatgaaatacaatagcttataggacctttaaaaaaactctagaactgtcaagagaacatttaaaaaaattaaaattttaatcgatggatcaactatggtcccctccGAATGAGCTGTCAAGTTGGACCATTTCTATCAAAAAAGgccgtgaagttttttttttaatttttaaaaatcaattttaaatattttaaggtcgcacaaagggtcattgcactcagaaaattaagttttatcgttgtaaacagtaatatcacaattttaagcttgattttaggaccaaattttggcagctgtccatacaaaaatagttagtacgtgaatattcgaaaatctgtatacttctaagaaattttctgatcgttttggtgtcttcggcaaagttgtagctattTGAGAAAtaatgccgattttttaattgactttttttttacaaaaataaacatttttcgaaatcaataattttttttttttgtttgttttgccatAGAATGGACAATCATTTTGCAGCCGAGttgatttcttaaaaatattgtgtttttttttttacatttttttactgtagggattatgggttgctgGATCAcgaatcattttttgaaaatgctgtgtTTTCTGGAAAGATAGAAATTTTAGTCGACATTTTTTTGACTTCAGtttttctgtaattctgtaatttcggaatacattcgtccggcttcagctgaagattcatgctgtcccatgttgcatgttcgagtgtagacctacggaaaaccttgccgcgaggagaggtgagtgaacctgtacacgagccacctacgacataattcctcgggcggcccaggtcaactcgaagttaccccaggcacccccagtgcaggacacattgggggtagaaagcggatagaatAAGCAAAACATCAAAGCAGAGCGCGAGCCATACTTTTAAAGTGGTTTGTATCTGCAAAGGAATTTGTATTAACAAAAGGGTCAGAAATAAAAAGGCGATACTAATTAATACTTCCCTGCGACCTTGGAGGTCTCTCGGTTGGACATATAGCCGTGGCCACCAAGCTTGGTAGCAATCCTGACAGTCAGGGTGGTATTGATCACAGCTGATGTTAATTTGTCCTGCAGCTGTGTAGCAAGTCAGATGCTCGCTCATTCGGTTTGAaacgaaaagaacaaaagagaacACAAGAAAACATTAGATTCTGATAGTGAGTTTTACACAGATATAAAGTGTAAtataatattaaatatatttataataatattttcactTCACGATTATTTATTGACACTTTATTTAGTTAGCTTTCACTATCACTTTCACTATTTCTTCGGGTCGTCTAATTTTCGTCGTGCTTCCGTACTTGAAGAATTCCGCATAACTAATCATTGCTGGTTAGAAGTTTCATGTCGAACATGTTACAAACTAACACAACAGTGACACAGAAACAGAACTTCACAAGCACGGACATTTTTACACGACCTCCCAGTGAATTAATACCGAGCTTTAACTATTTTTTGTACAACTATTACCTAAAATGTCCAAAGCAGCTCAGTAAAACTCAC
Coding sequences:
- the LOC120417824 gene encoding NADH dehydrogenase [ubiquinone] 1 beta subcomplex subunit 7 encodes the protein MGNWVSRYVTNPDGTPVPLTQPSFDPNFGFAHARKERVMIATEEEMEAAKVPLADRDYCAHKLIAYRACRADVWPWAYKCAHEKHDYLNCEYEDYIYRMKEYEREKRLLLRKQRIEKKQGSELHA